In Pseudomonas fluorescens, a genomic segment contains:
- a CDS encoding PLP-dependent aminotransferase family protein — MTLYVNLAELLGTRIEQGFYRPGDRLPSVRALSVEHGVSLSTVQQAYRLLEDNGLAMPKPKSGYFVPVGRELPALPEIGRPAQRPVEISQWDQVLELIRAVPRKDVIQMGRGMPDVLSPTLKPLLRSLGRVSRRQDLPGLYYDNILGCMELREQIARLSLDSGCQLSAEDIVITTGCHEALSASIRAICEPGDIVAVDSPSFHGAMQTLKGLGMKALEIPTDPLTGISLEALELALEQWPIKVIQLTPNCNNPLGYIMPEARKRALLTLAQRFDVAVIEDDVYGELAYSYPRPRTIKSFDEDGRVLLCSSFSKTLAPGLRIGWVAPGRYLERVLHMKYISTGSTATQPQIAIAEFLKGGHFEPHLRRMRTQYQRNRDLMLDWVSRYFPAGTRASRPQGSFMLWIELPEGFDTLKLNRVLMEQGVQVAVGSIFSASGKYRNCLRMNYAAKPTPQIEEAVRKVGTAASKLLAEAAD, encoded by the coding sequence ATGACGCTTTACGTTAACCTCGCCGAATTACTGGGCACGCGCATTGAACAGGGTTTCTATCGCCCCGGCGATCGACTGCCGTCCGTACGCGCCCTAAGCGTCGAGCACGGGGTCAGCCTGAGCACCGTGCAGCAGGCCTATCGGTTACTGGAAGACAATGGCCTGGCAATGCCCAAGCCCAAGTCCGGCTACTTTGTACCGGTGGGTCGGGAGTTGCCGGCGCTGCCCGAGATCGGCCGCCCGGCCCAGCGCCCGGTGGAAATCTCCCAGTGGGATCAGGTGCTGGAATTGATTCGCGCAGTCCCGCGCAAAGACGTCATACAGATGGGTCGCGGCATGCCGGATGTATTGTCACCCACCCTCAAGCCCCTGCTGCGCAGCCTGGGTCGCGTCAGTCGGCGCCAGGATCTGCCGGGGTTGTATTACGACAACATCCTCGGCTGTATGGAATTACGCGAGCAAATCGCCCGACTGTCATTGGATTCCGGCTGCCAACTGAGTGCCGAAGACATCGTGATCACCACCGGCTGCCATGAAGCGTTGTCCGCCAGCATCCGTGCGATCTGCGAGCCCGGGGATATCGTGGCGGTGGACTCACCCAGCTTCCACGGTGCCATGCAGACCCTCAAGGGCCTGGGCATGAAGGCGCTGGAAATCCCCACGGACCCGCTCACCGGCATCAGCCTGGAAGCCCTGGAACTGGCGCTGGAACAGTGGCCGATCAAGGTCATCCAACTGACCCCCAACTGCAACAACCCCCTGGGCTACATCATGCCGGAGGCCCGCAAGCGAGCGTTGCTGACCCTGGCCCAGCGCTTTGACGTGGCAGTCATCGAAGACGATGTGTACGGCGAACTGGCCTACAGCTACCCGCGTCCGCGCACCATCAAATCCTTCGACGAGGACGGCCGCGTGCTGCTGTGCAGTTCGTTCTCAAAAACCCTGGCGCCAGGCCTGCGCATCGGCTGGGTCGCGCCGGGTCGCTATCTGGAGCGGGTGCTGCACATGAAATACATCAGCACCGGCTCCACCGCCACCCAGCCGCAGATCGCTATCGCCGAATTCCTCAAGGGCGGCCATTTCGAACCGCATTTGCGGCGGATGCGTACGCAATACCAGCGTAATCGCGACTTGATGCTCGACTGGGTCAGCCGATACTTCCCGGCGGGCACCCGCGCCAGCCGGCCGCAAGGCAGTTTCATGCTGTGGATAGAACTGCCGGAGGGCTTCGACACCCTCAAGCTCAACCGCGTGCTGATGGAACAAGGCGTACAGGTGGCGGTGGGCAGCATCTTTTCGGCTTCCGGCAAGTACAGAAATTGCCTACGCATGAACTACGCTGCCAAGCCAACGCCACAGATTGAAGAAGCCGTGCGCAAGGTCGGCACCGCCGCGAGCAAGCTGCTGGCCGAGGCGGCCGACTGA
- a CDS encoding DUF1127 domain-containing protein: MNGMSDVRLMLHSQELQAGQERATSPREISRWSLFWHRRHTRKALLHLTREQLRDVGLTPEQARQEGLKPFWRD, encoded by the coding sequence ATGAACGGCATGAGTGATGTGCGGCTGATGTTACACAGTCAGGAATTGCAGGCTGGACAAGAGCGGGCGACCTCGCCGCGCGAGATCAGCCGCTGGAGTCTGTTCTGGCACCGCCGCCATACGCGCAAGGCCTTGCTGCACTTGACCCGCGAGCAGTTGCGTGACGTTGGGTTGACCCCAGAGCAAGCACGCCAGGAAGGCCTGAAGCCTTTCTGGCGTGATTGA
- a CDS encoding NAD(P)/FAD-dependent oxidoreductase translates to MTASARHTASYYAASSVPQPDYPMLTGEVSADVCVIGGGFSGLNTALELAERGFSVVLLEARKIAWGASGRNGGQLIRGVGHGLEQFANVIGNEGVRQMKLMGLEAVEIVRERVERYQIPCDLTWGYCDLANKPRDLHGLAEDAEELRSLGYRHEVRLLQASEMGSVIGSDRYVGGMIDMGSGHLHPLNLALGEAAAAGQLGVRLFEQSEVTRIDYGPEVNVHTAQGNVRSKTLVLACNAYLNGLNPQLSGKVLPAGSYIIATEPLSPVQAANLLPQNMAVCDQRVTVDYFRLSADRRLLFGGACHYSGRDPKDIGAYMRPKMLQVFPQLADVKIDYQWGGMIGIGANRLPQIGRLADQPNVYYAQAYAGHGLNATHLAGKLLAEAISGQQQGRFDLFAQVPHITFPGGKHLRSPLLALGMLWHRLKEWV, encoded by the coding sequence ATGACTGCCAGCGCCCGGCACACCGCTTCCTACTACGCCGCCAGCAGCGTGCCGCAACCGGATTACCCGATGTTGACCGGCGAGGTGAGCGCTGATGTGTGCGTGATCGGCGGCGGTTTCTCCGGGCTCAATACGGCCCTGGAGTTGGCTGAGCGCGGCTTCAGCGTGGTGCTGCTGGAGGCGCGCAAGATCGCCTGGGGCGCCAGCGGGCGTAATGGCGGCCAGTTGATTCGCGGTGTCGGCCACGGGCTGGAGCAGTTCGCCAACGTGATTGGTAACGAGGGCGTGCGCCAGATGAAACTCATGGGCCTGGAGGCCGTGGAGATCGTGCGTGAACGCGTCGAACGCTACCAGATCCCTTGCGACCTGACCTGGGGCTATTGCGACCTGGCCAACAAACCCCGCGACCTGCATGGCCTGGCCGAAGACGCCGAAGAACTGCGCAGCCTGGGTTATCGCCACGAAGTGCGCCTGTTGCAAGCCAGTGAGATGGGCAGCGTGATCGGCTCCGACCGCTACGTGGGCGGCATGATCGACATGGGCTCCGGCCATCTGCACCCGCTGAACCTGGCACTGGGTGAAGCGGCAGCCGCCGGGCAATTGGGCGTGCGCCTGTTCGAGCAGTCCGAAGTGACGCGCATCGACTATGGCCCCGAGGTCAACGTGCACACTGCTCAGGGCAACGTACGCAGCAAGACCCTGGTGCTGGCCTGCAACGCCTACCTGAACGGCCTCAACCCGCAACTGAGCGGCAAGGTGCTGCCCGCCGGCAGCTACATCATCGCCACCGAACCCTTGAGCCCGGTACAAGCCGCCAACTTGTTGCCGCAGAACATGGCGGTGTGTGACCAACGGGTGACCGTGGATTATTTCCGCCTGTCCGCCGATCGTCGACTGCTGTTCGGCGGGGCCTGCCATTATTCCGGACGCGATCCCAAGGACATCGGCGCCTACATGCGGCCAAAGATGTTGCAGGTGTTCCCACAGCTGGCTGACGTGAAGATCGACTACCAATGGGGCGGCATGATCGGCATCGGCGCCAACCGCCTGCCGCAGATAGGCCGGTTGGCGGATCAACCCAATGTGTATTACGCCCAGGCCTACGCTGGCCATGGCCTCAACGCCACACACCTGGCCGGCAAACTGCTGGCCGAAGCCATCAGCGGCCAACAGCAGGGCCGCTTCGATCTGTTCGCCCAGGTGCCGCACATCACCTTCCCCGGCGGCAAGCACCTGCGTTCGCCGCTGTTGGCGCTGGGGATGCTCTGGCACCGCCTTAAAGAATGGGTCTGA
- a CDS encoding YkgJ family cysteine cluster protein → MSCNSQKISALRRQIPSFECVPGCHDCCGPVTTSPEEMSRLPRKTAAEQEAAMDELNCVHLGPNGCTVYDERPLICRLFGTTKTLPCPNGRRPVELIHPRVEKQIHEYMASTRQVLV, encoded by the coding sequence ATGAGTTGCAACAGCCAGAAAATCAGTGCGCTGCGCCGACAGATTCCTTCGTTCGAGTGCGTTCCCGGTTGCCACGATTGCTGTGGGCCGGTGACTACATCGCCCGAGGAAATGTCCCGCCTGCCGCGCAAAACCGCGGCCGAGCAGGAAGCCGCCATGGACGAGCTGAACTGTGTGCACCTGGGGCCCAATGGCTGCACGGTGTATGACGAGCGGCCGTTGATCTGCAGGCTTTTCGGCACCACCAAGACCTTGCCTTGCCCCAATGGGCGGCGGCCGGTGGAGCTGATTCACCCACGGGTGGAGAAGCAGATCCATGAATACATGGCGAGTACCCGGCAGGTGCTGGTCTAA
- a CDS encoding Lrp/AsnC ligand binding domain-containing protein, which translates to MRTNTQTKRELDKIDRNILRILQTDGRISFTELGEKVGLSTTPCTERVRRLEREGIIMGYNARLNPQHLKGSLLVFVEISLDYKSGDTFEEFRRAVLKLPHVLECHLVSGDFDYLVKARISEMASYRKLLGDILLKLPHVRESKSYIVMEEVKESLNLPIPD; encoded by the coding sequence ATGCGTACCAACACTCAGACCAAGCGGGAGCTGGACAAGATCGATCGCAACATCCTGCGCATCCTGCAAACCGACGGGCGAATTTCGTTCACCGAGCTGGGGGAAAAGGTCGGGCTCTCCACCACGCCGTGCACCGAGCGGGTACGGCGGCTGGAGCGCGAAGGGATCATCATGGGCTACAACGCACGGCTCAACCCCCAGCATTTGAAGGGAAGTTTGCTGGTATTTGTCGAGATCAGCCTCGATTACAAATCCGGCGACACCTTTGAAGAGTTCCGCCGCGCCGTGCTGAAACTGCCCCATGTGCTGGAATGCCACCTGGTGTCGGGGGACTTTGACTACCTGGTGAAAGCGCGGATTTCCGAGATGGCGTCGTACCGCAAATTGCTCGGCGATATCCTGCTCAAGCTGCCCCATGTGCGGGAGTCGAAGAGCTATATCGTGATGGAAGAGGTGAAAGAGAGCCTGAACCTGCCAATTCCGGACTGA
- the dadA gene encoding D-amino acid dehydrogenase, translating to MRVLVLGSGVIGVTSAYYLARAGFEVVVVDRQPAAAMETSFANAGQVSPGYASPWAAPGVPLKAIKWLLQRHAPLAIKATADIDQYLWMAQMLRNCTASRYAVNKERMVRLSEYSRDCLDELRAETGIAYEGRSLGTTQLFRTQAQLDGAAKDIAVLKESGVPFELLDRAGIARVEPALASVTDILAGALRLPNDQTGDCQMFTTRLADMCRQLGVEFRFEQDIQRLDYAGDRINGVWIDGKLETADRYVLALGSYSPKLLKPLGIKAPVYPLKGYSLTVPITNPAMAPTSTILDETYKVAITRFDNRIRVGGMAEIAGFDLSLNPRRRETLEMIVNDLYPQGGDLTEATFWTGLRPTTPDGTPIVGATPFKNLFLNTGHGTLGWTMACGSGRLLADLMAKKTPQISAEGLDISRYGNHQESAKHVNPAPAHQ from the coding sequence ATGCGCGTTCTGGTCTTGGGTAGCGGCGTCATTGGTGTGACCAGTGCCTACTATTTGGCGCGGGCTGGCTTTGAAGTCGTCGTGGTCGACCGTCAGCCTGCCGCTGCCATGGAAACCAGTTTCGCCAACGCCGGCCAGGTGTCCCCAGGCTACGCCTCGCCATGGGCCGCGCCGGGTGTGCCCCTCAAGGCTATCAAGTGGCTGCTGCAACGCCACGCCCCGCTGGCGATCAAGGCCACGGCCGATATTGATCAATACTTGTGGATGGCGCAGATGCTGCGTAACTGCACCGCCAGCCGCTACGCGGTGAACAAGGAGCGCATGGTGCGCCTGTCCGAGTACAGCCGCGATTGCCTCGACGAACTGCGCGCCGAGACCGGCATCGCCTACGAAGGCCGCAGCCTCGGCACCACCCAGCTGTTCCGCACCCAGGCCCAGCTCGATGGCGCCGCCAAGGACATCGCCGTATTGAAAGAATCCGGGGTGCCGTTCGAGCTGCTCGACCGCGCCGGTATCGCCCGTGTTGAGCCAGCCTTGGCCAGTGTCACCGATATCCTCGCCGGTGCCCTGCGCCTGCCCAACGACCAGACCGGCGACTGCCAGATGTTCACCACCCGCCTGGCCGACATGTGCAGGCAACTGGGCGTGGAGTTCCGCTTCGAACAGGACATCCAGCGCCTCGACTACGCTGGCGACCGCATCAACGGTGTGTGGATCGACGGCAAGCTGGAAACCGCCGACCGCTACGTGCTGGCTCTTGGCAGTTACTCGCCGAAGTTGCTCAAGCCGTTGGGGATCAAGGCCCCGGTGTACCCGCTCAAGGGCTACTCGTTGACCGTGCCGATCACCAACCCGGCGATGGCCCCCACCTCGACCATTCTCGACGAAACCTACAAGGTCGCGATCACCCGTTTCGACAACCGCATCCGCGTGGGTGGCATGGCTGAAATTGCCGGTTTTGACCTGTCGCTTAACCCGCGTCGGCGTGAAACCCTGGAGATGATCGTCAACGACCTTTATCCTCAGGGCGGCGATTTGACTGAAGCCACTTTCTGGACCGGCCTGCGCCCGACCACACCCGACGGCACACCGATTGTCGGCGCCACCCCGTTCAAGAATCTGTTCCTCAATACCGGCCACGGCACCCTCGGTTGGACCATGGCCTGTGGCTCTGGCCGCTTGCTGGCTGACCTGATGGCGAAGAAAACCCCGCAGATCAGCGCCGAAGGCCTCGATATTTCCCGTTACGGCAACCACCAGGAGTCCGCAAAACATGTCAATCCAGCGCCAGCTCACCAATGA
- a CDS encoding RidA family protein, whose translation MSIQRQLTNERMSQIVVHSGTVYLAGQVGDDMSAGIEQQTRETLANIERLLDLAGTDKTKLLSVTIYLKDIDADFAGMNAVWDKWLPKGAAPARATVEAKLCEPEILVELSVVAALP comes from the coding sequence ATGTCAATCCAGCGCCAGCTCACCAATGAGCGCATGAGCCAGATCGTTGTCCACAGCGGTACCGTGTATCTGGCAGGCCAAGTCGGCGACGACATGAGCGCCGGGATTGAACAGCAGACCCGTGAAACCCTGGCCAATATCGAGCGCCTGCTGGACCTGGCGGGTACCGACAAGACCAAGTTGCTGTCGGTGACGATCTACCTGAAAGACATCGATGCCGACTTCGCCGGCATGAACGCGGTATGGGACAAGTGGTTGCCCAAAGGTGCTGCCCCGGCCCGTGCCACGGTTGAAGCGAAACTGTGCGAACCGGAAATCCTGGTAGAGCTGTCCGTCGTGGCCGCTTTGCCATAA
- the alr gene encoding alanine racemase, whose protein sequence is MRPARALIDLQALRHNYQLAREVTGAKALAVIKADAYGHGAVRVAQALEAEADGFAVACIEEALELRAAGIRAPVLLLEGFFEADELPLIIEHDFWCVVHSLWQLEAIEQATLSKPLTVWLKLDSGMHRVGLHPKDYPAAYQRLLASGKVAKIVLMSHFARADELDCVRSNEQVAVFEAARQGLSAEVSLRNSPSVMGWPNVSSDWVRPGIMLYGATPFGEDQAIAARLQPVMTLESKVICVRELPAGEPVGYGAKFITPKPMRIGVVAMGYADGYPRHAPTGTPVLVAGQRSQLLGRVSMDMLCVDLTDVPQAGLGSTVELWGKNILASDVAVAAETIPYQIFCNLRRVPRLYSGA, encoded by the coding sequence ATGCGTCCAGCCCGTGCCCTGATCGACCTCCAAGCCCTGCGCCACAACTATCAATTGGCCCGTGAAGTCACGGGGGCCAAGGCCCTCGCCGTGATCAAGGCCGATGCCTACGGCCATGGTGCCGTGCGGGTGGCCCAGGCGTTGGAAGCCGAGGCCGACGGGTTTGCCGTGGCCTGCATCGAAGAAGCACTGGAACTGCGAGCTGCCGGCATTCGCGCGCCGGTGTTATTGCTGGAAGGTTTTTTCGAAGCCGATGAGCTGCCGCTGATCATCGAGCATGATTTCTGGTGCGTGGTGCATTCGCTGTGGCAACTGGAAGCTATCGAACAGGCCACCCTGAGCAAGCCGCTGACCGTCTGGCTCAAGCTGGACTCGGGTATGCATCGCGTGGGCCTGCACCCCAAGGATTACCCAGCGGCGTACCAGCGGCTGCTGGCCAGTGGCAAAGTCGCCAAGATTGTATTGATGAGCCATTTCGCTCGCGCCGATGAACTCGATTGTGTGCGCAGCAATGAACAGGTGGCCGTGTTTGAGGCGGCGCGCCAGGGCTTGTCAGCCGAGGTCAGCCTGCGTAATTCGCCTTCGGTGATGGGCTGGCCAAATGTATCCAGCGACTGGGTTCGGCCAGGCATCATGCTGTACGGTGCGACGCCGTTTGGCGAAGACCAGGCCATCGCCGCGCGTTTGCAGCCGGTGATGACCCTGGAGTCGAAAGTCATCTGCGTGCGTGAACTGCCGGCCGGCGAGCCGGTGGGCTACGGCGCCAAGTTCATCACGCCAAAACCGATGCGCATCGGCGTGGTCGCCATGGGGTACGCGGACGGCTACCCACGCCATGCGCCAACGGGCACGCCGGTGCTGGTGGCGGGGCAACGCAGCCAGTTGCTGGGGCGTGTGTCCATGGACATGCTATGCGTCGACCTCACCGATGTACCCCAGGCCGGCCTCGGTTCCACCGTGGAACTGTGGGGCAAGAATATTCTTGCCAGTGATGTTGCAGTCGCCGCCGAGACCATTCCCTACCAGATCTTCTGCAACCTTCGCCGTGTGCCAAGGCTCTATTCCGGGGCTTGA
- a CDS encoding cupin domain-containing protein, with amino-acid sequence MDVGERLQSIRKLKGLSQRELAKRAGVTNSTISMIEKNSVSPSISSLRKVLGGIPMSMVEFFSEEILQEIPTQIVYKANELIDISDGAVTMKLVGRAHPSRAIAFLNEIYPPGADTGEEMLTHEGEETGILVEGRLELVVGLETFVLEAGDSYYFESTKPHRFRNPFDVPARLISAATPANF; translated from the coding sequence TTGGACGTCGGCGAACGACTGCAATCCATCCGTAAACTGAAGGGTCTTTCCCAGCGCGAGCTCGCCAAGCGCGCGGGTGTCACCAACAGCACCATTTCGATGATCGAAAAAAACAGTGTCAGCCCTTCCATCAGTTCCTTGCGCAAGGTGCTGGGCGGCATCCCTATGTCGATGGTCGAGTTTTTTTCTGAAGAGATCCTCCAGGAAATACCGACACAGATCGTCTATAAAGCCAATGAGCTGATCGACATCTCCGACGGAGCCGTCACCATGAAACTGGTGGGCCGGGCGCACCCGAGCCGGGCCATCGCATTTCTCAATGAAATCTACCCGCCAGGCGCCGACACCGGCGAAGAAATGCTCACCCACGAAGGCGAAGAAACCGGGATTCTGGTGGAAGGTCGACTGGAGTTGGTTGTCGGTCTTGAAACTTTTGTGCTCGAAGCCGGCGATAGCTACTACTTTGAAAGCACCAAGCCCCATCGTTTTCGCAATCCGTTCGACGTGCCGGCGCGACTAATCAGCGCAGCCACACCCGCGAACTTTTAA
- a CDS encoding c-type cytochrome, with protein sequence MNLIMKMLAAPATVLALWAVSAQAATNDDIAKRLEPVGQVCVQGQECKGMEVAVAAGGGGAAKTPDDVIAKHCNACHGTGLLNAPKIGDTAAWKERVGHLDTVLAELKIEDPQKGTKGLAQVAKHGLNAMPPMGTCADCSLEDLEGAIKKMSGL encoded by the coding sequence GTGAACCTAATTATGAAAATGCTGGCTGCACCAGCAACCGTACTGGCCCTATGGGCTGTCAGCGCTCAAGCTGCGACCAATGATGACATTGCCAAGCGCCTGGAGCCTGTAGGCCAGGTTTGTGTCCAGGGGCAGGAATGCAAGGGGATGGAGGTGGCTGTGGCTGCTGGTGGCGGGGGCGCGGCTAAAACGCCTGATGATGTGATCGCCAAGCACTGCAACGCATGCCACGGCACCGGCCTGCTGAATGCTCCGAAGATCGGTGATACCGCTGCCTGGAAAGAGCGGGTAGGTCATCTGGATACTGTATTGGCGGAACTCAAGATCGAGGACCCGCAGAAAGGCACCAAGGGGTTGGCCCAGGTCGCCAAGCATGGCTTGAACGCCATGCCTCCGATGGGGACGTGTGCTGATTGCAGCCTCGAAGACCTTGAAGGTGCGATCAAGAAGATGTCCGGTCTGTAA
- a CDS encoding acetyl-CoA hydrolase/transferase C-terminal domain-containing protein → MVQLCSIEQAVDDVLARLPAHIHMGMPLGLGKPNLFANALYRRIAKLPERALTIYTALSLGRPALGDGLQKRFLEPFIERVFGDYPELDFLADLHKDSLPANIHVQQFFMQPGSLLHSTSAQQDYVSSNYSHAARDINAAGLNLVAQLVASSAEHPDRLSLSCNPDITLDLLPMIAKRRAAGETILVVGQVHSDLPYMPGDAELGMDEFDYLLDEKDSTTLFSTPNMPVGFQDHFIGLHASTLVRDGGTLQIGIGSMGDALTAALLARQADNEAYRLLLTDLDVYQWAPLISREGGVDPFARGLYGCSEMFVNGLLVLADAGIVRRKVYPDVATQAQANAGLLDDAAQPDGVSIHGGFFLGPRSFYQRLQEMTYAKRQAFNMTRISYINELYGQEELKRLQRLDARFINSAIAVTLLGAGVADQLEGGHVLSGVGGQYNFVAQGHALEGARSILILRSWREAGGEVSSNIVWEYGHCTIPRHLRDIVITEYGIADLRGQTDAKVIEALLNITDSRFQADLIEQAQKAGKLPKDFQLDPRFSDNTPERLQGIQARHRRLFPEYPLGTDFTDEERDLLRALNWLKSKFKLTEILELGKAALDAPEPEAFPEHLVRMRLDKPEGLKEDLYQRLLLAGLQATAH, encoded by the coding sequence ATGGTGCAGTTGTGTTCAATCGAGCAAGCAGTTGACGACGTACTGGCACGCTTGCCGGCGCATATCCACATGGGCATGCCCTTGGGACTGGGCAAGCCGAACCTGTTCGCCAATGCGCTGTACCGGCGTATCGCCAAGCTGCCGGAGCGGGCGCTGACGATCTACACCGCGCTGAGCCTGGGCCGTCCGGCCTTGGGCGATGGCTTGCAGAAGCGCTTTCTCGAACCCTTTATCGAGCGGGTGTTTGGCGATTACCCCGAGCTGGATTTTCTCGCCGACCTGCACAAGGACAGTCTGCCGGCGAATATCCACGTGCAGCAGTTTTTCATGCAGCCTGGCAGCTTGCTCCACAGCACCTCGGCGCAGCAGGATTACGTGAGCAGCAACTACAGCCATGCCGCACGCGACATCAATGCCGCCGGCCTCAACCTGGTGGCGCAGTTGGTGGCCAGCAGCGCCGAACACCCCGATCGCCTGAGCCTGAGCTGCAACCCCGACATCACCCTCGACCTGTTGCCGATGATCGCCAAGCGTCGCGCCGCAGGGGAAACCATTCTGGTGGTTGGCCAGGTCCACAGCGATTTGCCCTACATGCCTGGCGATGCCGAGCTGGGCATGGACGAATTCGACTACCTGCTCGATGAAAAGGACAGCACCACCTTATTCTCCACGCCGAACATGCCCGTGGGGTTCCAGGATCACTTTATCGGCCTGCACGCCAGCACCCTGGTGCGTGATGGGGGAACCTTGCAGATCGGCATCGGCTCGATGGGCGATGCGCTGACGGCCGCGCTATTGGCGCGCCAGGCCGACAACGAAGCCTATCGCTTGCTGCTGACGGACCTGGATGTGTACCAGTGGGCGCCACTGATCAGTCGTGAGGGGGGTGTCGATCCCTTTGCCCGCGGTCTTTACGGCTGTAGCGAAATGTTCGTCAACGGTCTGCTGGTGCTGGCGGATGCGGGAATTGTGCGACGCAAGGTCTACCCCGATGTGGCAACCCAGGCACAAGCCAATGCCGGGCTCCTTGACGACGCGGCACAACCCGATGGTGTCTCGATCCACGGCGGCTTCTTCCTCGGGCCGCGCAGTTTTTACCAGCGCTTGCAGGAGATGACCTACGCCAAGCGCCAGGCATTCAACATGACCCGCATCAGCTACATCAACGAGCTGTACGGGCAGGAAGAGCTCAAGCGTTTACAACGCCTGGATGCGCGGTTTATCAACAGCGCGATTGCGGTGACATTGCTCGGTGCCGGGGTTGCCGACCAACTGGAAGGTGGTCACGTGCTCAGCGGCGTGGGCGGGCAGTACAACTTTGTTGCCCAGGGCCATGCGCTGGAAGGTGCGCGATCGATCCTGATCCTGCGCAGTTGGCGCGAGGCGGGGGGCGAGGTCAGTTCCAATATTGTCTGGGAGTACGGCCATTGCACCATCCCACGGCACCTGCGGGATATCGTCATCACTGAATACGGCATTGCCGACCTGCGTGGGCAGACCGATGCCAAGGTGATCGAGGCGTTGCTCAACATTACCGACTCACGCTTCCAGGCCGACTTGATCGAGCAGGCGCAAAAGGCCGGCAAGTTGCCCAAGGATTTCCAACTGGACCCACGCTTCAGCGACAACACGCCGGAGCGGCTCCAAGGTATCCAGGCGCGGCATCGCCGACTGTTTCCGGAATATCCGCTGGGTACTGATTTCACCGATGAGGAGCGGGATCTGTTGCGCGCGTTGAACTGGCTCAAGAGCAAATTCAAACTGACGGAGATTCTGGAGTTGGGCAAGGCGGCGCTGGATGCACCGGAGCCGGAGGCGTTTCCTGAACATCTGGTGCGGATGCGGTTGGATAAGCCGGAGGGTTTGAAGGAGGACCTCTACCAGCGTTTGTTGCTTGCCGGCCTCCAGGCTACCGCGCATTAA
- a CDS encoding xanthine phosphoribosyltransferase, with amino-acid sequence MEALHKKIREEGIVLSDQVLKVDAFLNHQIDPALMKLIGDEFAALFKDSGITKIVTIEASGIAPAIMTGLNLGVPVIFARKQQSLTLTENLLSATVYSFTKKVESTVAISPRHLTSSDRVLIIDDFLANGKASQALISIIKQAGATVAGLGIVIEKSFQGGRAELDAQGYRVESLARVQSLEGGVVTFIE; translated from the coding sequence GTGGAAGCACTGCACAAGAAAATTCGCGAAGAAGGCATCGTGCTTTCCGATCAGGTACTCAAGGTCGACGCCTTTCTGAACCACCAGATCGACCCCGCGCTGATGAAGCTGATCGGCGACGAGTTCGCCGCGCTGTTCAAGGACTCGGGCATCACCAAGATCGTCACCATCGAAGCATCAGGGATTGCCCCAGCGATCATGACCGGCCTGAACCTCGGCGTGCCGGTGATTTTCGCCCGTAAGCAGCAATCCCTGACCCTCACCGAAAACCTGCTGTCGGCAACGGTGTATTCCTTCACCAAAAAAGTAGAAAGCACCGTGGCGATCTCGCCACGCCACCTGACCAGCAGTGACCGCGTGCTGATCATCGATGACTTCCTGGCCAACGGTAAGGCCTCCCAGGCCCTGATCTCGATCATCAAGCAGGCCGGCGCGACCGTTGCGGGCTTGGGGATTGTGATCGAGAAGTCGTTCCAAGGCGGTCGGGCGGAGCTGGATGCGCAGGGTTATCGGGTTGAGTCGCTGGCGCGTGTGCAGTCGCTGGAAGGTGGCGTCGTTACCTTCATCGAGTAA